One segment of Solanum stenotomum isolate F172 chromosome 1, ASM1918654v1, whole genome shotgun sequence DNA contains the following:
- the LOC125853231 gene encoding receptor-like protein Cf-9, with protein MGYVKLVFLMLFSLLCQLAFSSSLSHLCPKDQALALLQFKHMFTISYDASDHCLDIKGQSIQSYPKTLSWNKSTDCCSWDGVYCDETTGKVIELNLTCSKLQGKFHSNSSLFQLSNLKWLDLSENDFSESLISPKFGELSSLKHLDLSFSSFTGLIPAEISHLSKLHVLSIKSSLLSFEPHNFELLLKNLTQLRELYFYGVNISSTIPLNFSSYLTTLDLRNTQLYGTLPEGIFHLSNLESLALLEIPQLTVRFPTTKWNSSASLMELVLYSVNATGRIPESFGHLTSLRKLTIVSCNLSGSIPKPLWNLTNIELLYLDDNHLEGPISDFFRFGKLRWLLLKNNNFDGQLEFLSFNRIWTQLEFLDFSSNSVTGPIPSNVSGLQNLQLLRLSSNHLNGTIPSWIFSLPSLTDFNLSDNHFSGNIQEFKSQTFFSVSLKQNQLQGPIPKSLLNQRELYYLLLSHNNLSGQIASTICNLKTLEVLDLGSNNLEGTIPLCLGEMSRLQVLDLSNNSLSGTINTTFSIGNRLGVIKFDGNKLEGKVPQSLINCPFLEVLDLGNNELSDTFPKWLGALPELQILNLRSNKFFGPIKVSRTDNLFAQIRVIDLSSNGFSGHLPVSLFKKFESMKITSENSGTREYVGDTGFNYYTISLIVTTKGLELELPRVLTTEIIINLSRNKLEGHIPSIIGDLIGLRTLNLSHNRLEGDIPASLHQLSVLESLDLSSNKISGEIPQQLVSLTSLEVLNLSHNHLVGCIPKGKQFDTFENTSYQGNDELRGLPLSKDCGSDDGVPQGLGQGEEGDSSMVSWQAVLMGYGCGLVIGLSIIYIMLLTQYPVWFLRMDVELEHKILTRIKRHKKRY; from the coding sequence ATGGGTTACgtaaaacttgtttttttaatGCTATTTTCCTTACTCTGTCAACTTGCTTTCTCCTCATCCTTATCTCATTTGTGCCCCAAAGATCAAGCTCTTGCTCTTCTACAATTCAAGCACATGTTTACAATAAGTTATGATGCTTCTGATCATTGTTTAGACATAAAAGGCCAATCGattcagtcatatccaaaaacTCTTTCGTGGAACAAGAGCACAGATTGTTGTTCATGGGATGGAGTTTATTGTGACGAGACAACAGGAAAAGTGATTGAGCTTAACCTCACTTGCAGCAAACTTCAAGGCAAGTTTCATTCCAATAGTAGcctctttcaactctccaatCTAAAATGGCTTGATTTGTCTGAAAATGATTTTTCCGAATCGCTCATTTCACCTAAATTTGGTGAGCTTTCTAGTTTGAAGCATCTTGATTTGTCGTTTTCAAGTTTTACAGGTCTAATCCCAGCAGAAATCTCTCACCTTTCTAAATTACATGTTCTGAGTATCAAGAGTAGTCTATTAAGCTTCGAACCTCACAATTTTGAACTGCTCCTTAAGAACTTGACCCAATTACGAGAGCTTTACTTTTACGGTGTGAACATCTCTTCCACCATTCCTCTgaatttctcttcttatttgACAACTCTAGACCTTCGGAACACACAGTTATACGGGACATTGCCCGAAGGAATTTTTCACCTTTCCAACTTAGAATCTCTTGCTTTATTAGAAATTCCCCAGCTCACTGTTAGGTTTCCCACAACCAAATGGAATAGCAGTGCATCACTCATGGAGTTAGTTCTCTATAGTGTGAATGCTACGGGTAGGATACCTGAATCATTTGGTCATCTAACTTCACTGCGTAAATTGACAATAGTTTCTTGTAATCTCTCAGGCTCTATTCCTAAACCTCTATGGAATCTCACCAACATAGAGCTTTTGTACCTTGATGATAACCATCTTGAAGGACCAATTTCTGATTTCTTTAGATTTGGAAAGCTCAGGTGGTTATTACTTAAAAATAACAACTTTGATGGCCAACTTGAGTTCTTATCCTTTAACAGAATCTGGACTCAACTTGAATTCTTAGATTTTTCATCCAATTCCGTAACAGGTCCAATTCCTTCTAATGTAAGTGGTCTGCAAAACCTACAACTACTCAGGTTGTCATCAAACCACTTGAATGGGACTATACCTTCCTGGATATTCTCCCTCCCTTCACTAACTGATTTTAACTTGAGTGATAACCATTTCAGTGGAAACATTCAGGAGTTTAAGTCCCAAacatttttttctgtttctctAAAACAAAATCAGCTGCAAGGTCCTATTCCAAAGTCACTCCTAAACCAGCGTGAGCTatattatcttcttctttcGCACAATAATCTCAGTGGACAGATTGCTTCAACCATCTGCAATCTGAAAACACTAGAAGTGCTAGATTTGGGCAGCAATAATTTGGAGGGAACAATCCCACTATGTTTGGGTGAGATGAGTAGACTTCAGGTTTTGGATTTAAGCAACAATAGTCTTAGCGGGACAATTAATACTACTTTTAGTATAGGAAACAGACTTGGAGTCATTAAATTTGACGGGAATAAGCTAGAGGGGAAAGTCCCGCAATCTTTGATCAATTGCCCATTTTTGGAAGTTCTTGATTTAGGTAACAATGAGTTGAGTGACACATTTCCTAAATGGTTGGGAGCCCTACCTGAGTTGCAGATTTTGAACTTGAGATCAAATAAGTTCTTTGGCCCTATAAAAGTTTCTAGGACTGACAACTTATTTGCTCAAATTCGAGTCATAGATCTCTCATCTAACGGATTTAGTGGACATTTACCCGTGAGCCTTTTCAAGAAATTTGAATCCATGAAAATAACTAGTGAAAACAGTGGAACCCGAGAGTATGTAGGAGATACAGGTTTCAATTATTACACAATTTCCTTGATAGTGACAACAAAGGGACTGGAGCTTGAACTTCCTCGAGTTTTGACTACAGAGATTATTATCAATCTCTCAAGGAATAAACTTGAAGGTCATATCCCAAGCATTATTGGAGATCTCATTGGGCTTCGGACTTTGAACTTATCTCATAATCGCTTGGAAGGTGATATACCAGCATCACTGCACCAATTATCTGTACTTGAATCATTGGATCTCTCATCCAACAAAATCAGCGGAGAAATTCCACAACAGCTTGTATCCCTCACATCACTTGAAGTCTTAAATCTCTCTCACAATCATCTTGTTGGATGCATCCCCAAAGGAAAACAATTTGATACATTTGAGAATACTTCATACCAAGGGAATGATGAGTTACGTGGATTGCCACTCTCAAAAGATTGTGGAAGTGATGATGGGGTACCACAAGGGCTAGGccaaggagaagaaggagattcATCAATGGTCAGTTGGCAGGCGGTTCTCATGGGTTACGGTTGTGGACTTGTTATTGGACTGTCCATAATATACATAATGTTGTTAACTCAATATCCAGTATGGTTTTTGAGGATGGATGTAGAATTGGAACACAAAATTCTTACGAGAATTAAAAGGCACAAGAAAAGATATTAG